A genome region from Anastrepha ludens isolate Willacy chromosome 3, idAnaLude1.1, whole genome shotgun sequence includes the following:
- the LOC128858142 gene encoding G-protein coupled receptor moody, with product MASNISSTKDKASGVELFEGYSDELLMFASVACIIFMIVGIPGNMINIMALARGKQTRNSTAIFIMNLSSSDLLFDCFNLPLAASTFLRRSWIHGELLCRFFPLMRYALLAVSLFTVSLITINRYVIIAHPRQYSRIYQRRYLGLMIAGTWITAFSIMIPTWRGVWGRFGLDTTIGSCSILLDENGHTPKEFLFIAAFMVPCICIMVCYARILYLVRKTAFRHREPPPKNIIYQNELPISKLPNIVKNHTDGQNSDLKNTKVADTSPAMKPFDVYEDLEYIDVSDSNDNGPECDGIVKVNSGNAKIHQTDFSKEVQNMKETPKESLKSEVTGGDTKKTQDHKAFITTSLKTSFNRITPRKTQYVSMGNTSNASSIYPGRMSQKDRRLLKMILVIFISFVFCHLPITITKIWKGSSDLHIVNISGYLLIYLTTCINPIIYVLMSNEYRQAYWNLLRCRQKA from the exons ATGGCCTCCAACATATCATCTACGAAAGACAAAGCATCTGgcgtagaattatttgaagGGTATTCAGACGAGCTTTTAATGTTTGCTTCCGTAGCTTGTATTATATTCATGATCGTGGGTATACCTGGAAACATGATTAACATTATGGCGCTAGCGAGAGGAAAGCAG ACTCGGAATTCAACGgcaatttttataatgaatttgtCTTCGTCGGACTTACTTTTTGATTGCTTCAATCTGCCATTGGCGGCATCTACATTTTTGAGGAGATCCTGGATACATGGTGAACTTCTTTGCAGGTTTTTCCCACTAATGCGTTATGCTTTGTTAGCCGTTTCGCTATTTACCGTGTCACTCATTACCATTAACAGATACGTTATAATCGCACACCCACGACAGTACTCACG aatCTATCAACGTCGCTACTTGGGCTTAATGATTGCGGGCACATGGATAACAGCGTTCTCAATAATGATACCAACTTGGCGCGGCGTGTGGGGTAGATTTGGTTTAGATACAACTATCGGCTCCTGTTCAATTTTACTTGATGAAAATGGTCATACTCCAAAAGAGTTCCTTTTCATTGCAGCATTTATGGTTCCTTGTATTTGCATTATGGTTTGTTACGCAAGAATTCTCTACCTCGTACGAAAGACGGCATTCAGGCATAGAGAACCTCcacctaaaaatattatttaccaaAATGAACTACCCATTTCAAAGCTACCCAATATTGTAAAGAACCATACAGACGGTCAAAATAGTgatttgaaaaacacaaaagtaGCAGATACATCACCTGCAATGAAACCATTTGACGTTTACGAAGATTTAGAGTATATTGATGTAAGCGATTCAAATGATAATGGACCGGAATGCGATGGAATAGTCAAAGTTAACAGTGGTAATGCAAAGATCCATCAAACAGACTTTTCGAAGGAGGTACAAAAT ATGAAAGAAACCCCGAAGGAATCGCTTAAGTCAGAAGTTACAGGAGGCGACACAAAGAAAACTCAAGA CCATAAAGCATTCATAACTACCTCTCTAAAAACATCGTTCAACAGAATTACGCCTAGGAAAACTCAGTACGTTTCTATGGGAAATACATCGAATGCTTCCTCCATATATCCTGGAAGAATGAGCCAAAAAGATCGAcggttattaaaaatgattttggttatttttatatcttttgttTTCTGCCATTTGCCAAtaacaattacaaaaatttggAAAGGCTCCTCAGATTTACATATTGTTAATATAAGTggatatttacttatttatttaaccaCCTGCATAAATCCCATTATTTATGTTCTGATGTCAAATGAATACAGGCAAGCGTATTGGAATTTATTGCGATGCCGGCAGAAAGCGTAG